In the genome of Bacillus sp. S3, one region contains:
- a CDS encoding TRAP transporter permease produces the protein MKLKKRLSFLFQEGLREKPRGVFFIVFTILAVSLSVFELWLGSVGNMSPYAYAVAFLTGILPVSFITTRFSKKSTPVLLTIDYIFAFIVLGAGLHFIMNMDVLLSRISGVDPLSSLDIISGLIIIVAVLELTRRTLGFGLTFLLLIGLGYTFFGHFINGPFGHRLITIDHFIEEMVFTTNGIFGAPVQVAATYAFLFIMFGHFFQKAGAGQFIFDICAAFMGKKVGGLAKVAVTSAGIFGSISGSPSSDVATTGSINIPMMKKRGYSPVFAGAVEAAAATGGTILPPIMGSVAFLMAEFTGIRYVDIAIASVLSAILYYLGIYFQVHFRSLKLNLVGLPANEIPRFKDTFKNGFFYILPVIALVWAMLSGFTPSLAACFGIAVTFVLSFVRRSTWITWRHIIDIFNDVVYSIAPLTVACATAGIIIGVINLTGMAGKITSLIFTMTGGNLLLSLIVSAVICIILGMGMPTASVYVLVAALVSPALIQLGLDVLPTHLFLLFFSALSAITPPVGVAAFTASGIANANPIAIGFQASKLAFVGFLIPFMFVFQPSLLLQGSLLQIVFTAITAVIGVYALAAGYESYLFNSLNIWKRIALIFSGIAMIYPGFIINVAAGIVIGAIVINDYLNKKKSVLINSQVIEFD, from the coding sequence ATGAAATTGAAAAAACGATTGTCCTTTCTATTTCAAGAGGGGCTTCGAGAAAAGCCCCGCGGAGTTTTCTTCATCGTATTTACAATACTTGCTGTTAGCCTCTCCGTTTTTGAACTTTGGCTAGGCTCTGTAGGTAATATGAGTCCTTATGCGTATGCTGTTGCGTTTTTAACCGGCATCCTTCCTGTTTCATTTATTACAACAAGATTTTCAAAGAAGTCGACACCTGTACTTTTAACAATAGATTATATATTCGCATTTATCGTATTGGGTGCAGGACTCCATTTTATTATGAATATGGATGTGCTTTTATCAAGAATAAGCGGGGTAGATCCTCTTAGCTCGCTGGACATTATTTCTGGGCTTATTATTATTGTTGCTGTTCTGGAACTAACTCGCCGTACGCTTGGATTTGGACTTACTTTTTTACTTCTAATTGGACTGGGTTACACTTTTTTTGGTCACTTCATCAATGGGCCATTTGGTCATCGGTTAATTACCATCGATCATTTTATTGAAGAAATGGTTTTTACAACGAATGGTATTTTTGGTGCACCTGTACAGGTGGCGGCTACTTATGCTTTCCTATTTATTATGTTTGGCCATTTCTTTCAAAAAGCGGGAGCAGGGCAATTTATCTTTGACATATGTGCTGCTTTTATGGGGAAAAAAGTAGGGGGCTTGGCTAAAGTAGCTGTAACATCAGCAGGAATATTTGGGAGCATTTCGGGGAGCCCCTCTTCCGATGTGGCAACGACGGGATCAATTAATATTCCAATGATGAAAAAGCGGGGGTATAGCCCGGTTTTTGCAGGTGCAGTTGAAGCCGCCGCTGCCACTGGTGGAACGATTCTTCCCCCTATAATGGGATCTGTAGCCTTTCTTATGGCTGAGTTTACTGGTATTAGATATGTGGATATTGCTATAGCATCTGTATTAAGTGCTATATTGTATTACTTAGGGATTTACTTCCAAGTTCATTTTCGTTCATTAAAGTTAAATTTAGTCGGATTACCTGCAAATGAGATTCCTAGATTCAAAGACACTTTTAAGAATGGATTTTTCTATATACTTCCCGTGATCGCCTTAGTTTGGGCAATGCTTAGTGGATTTACCCCTTCCCTTGCAGCTTGTTTTGGAATTGCTGTAACTTTTGTACTAAGCTTTGTGCGTCGCAGTACTTGGATTACGTGGAGACATATTATTGATATATTTAACGATGTGGTGTATTCGATTGCGCCATTAACTGTAGCTTGTGCAACTGCCGGAATTATCATAGGGGTAATCAATTTAACTGGAATGGCCGGGAAAATTACTTCACTTATATTCACAATGACAGGCGGAAATTTACTGTTGTCTCTGATTGTTTCAGCAGTCATTTGTATCATTCTCGGAATGGGGATGCCGACTGCCTCTGTATACGTTTTAGTAGCAGCATTAGTATCCCCTGCACTTATTCAGCTGGGATTGGATGTATTGCCAACCCATTTGTTCTTACTTTTCTTTTCAGCTTTATCTGCCATTACTCCTCCAGTTGGGGTGGCAGCGTTTACAGCCTCCGGGATTGCAAATGCGAATCCAATAGCGATAGGTTTTCAAGCTAGTAAATTAGCGTTTGTAGGTTTCCTTATCCCATTTATGTTTGTATTTCAGCCTAGCTTGCTATTACAAGGGAGCCTCCTGCAGATTGTGTTTACCGCTATTACCGCAGTTATCGGTGTATATGCTCTAGCAGCCGGGTACGAAAGTTATTTATTCAATTCTTTAAACATTTGGAAGCGGATAGCTCTTATATTCTCAGGAATAGCTATGATTTACCCTGGCTTTATTATAAATGTTGCAGCGGGAATTGTAATCGGTGCCATTGTAATAAACGATTATCTCAACA